From Streptomyces sp. TLI_105, the proteins below share one genomic window:
- a CDS encoding LLM class F420-dependent oxidoreductase — protein sequence MRLGLALGYWGRGPSPDRLDLAREAERLGYDSVWTAEAWGSDAFTALTWIAAHTSRIRLGTAVAQMAARAPTTTAMHALTLDHLSGGRVLLGLGLSGPQVVEGWYGRPFPRSPLTATREYVDVVRQVLRREAPVRLDGRHHSHPYNGPDGTGLGKALKPITHPLRADVPVLLGAEGPKNIAQTLTIADGWLPLYWTPDRWAEVYALPETLPEGFLVAPMVRARLCEDVTAGLLPVKAMLGFYIGGMGHAARNFHADLMGRMGYEKEARRIQELFAAGRREEAVLAVPDAFADEISLVGPRRRIAGRLEKWRRGPVTDLLVTSPDPATLRLLAELNS from the coding sequence ATGCGACTCGGACTCGCCCTCGGCTACTGGGGCCGCGGCCCCTCCCCCGACCGCCTCGACCTCGCCCGCGAGGCCGAACGGCTCGGCTACGACTCCGTGTGGACCGCCGAGGCCTGGGGCTCCGACGCCTTCACCGCGCTGACCTGGATCGCCGCCCACACCAGCCGCATCAGGCTGGGCACCGCCGTCGCGCAGATGGCCGCCCGCGCCCCCACCACCACCGCGATGCACGCGCTCACGCTCGACCACCTCTCCGGCGGGCGCGTGCTGCTCGGGCTCGGCCTGTCCGGGCCGCAGGTCGTCGAGGGCTGGTACGGGCGCCCCTTCCCCCGCTCCCCGCTGACCGCGACCCGCGAGTACGTGGACGTGGTCCGCCAGGTGCTGCGCCGCGAGGCCCCCGTCCGGCTCGACGGACGCCACCACTCCCACCCGTACAACGGCCCGGACGGCACCGGCCTCGGCAAGGCCCTCAAGCCGATCACCCATCCGCTGCGCGCCGACGTCCCCGTCCTGCTCGGCGCCGAGGGCCCCAAGAACATCGCGCAGACCCTCACGATCGCCGACGGCTGGCTGCCCCTCTACTGGACGCCCGACCGCTGGGCCGAGGTGTACGCCCTGCCGGAGACGCTTCCCGAGGGCTTCCTCGTCGCCCCCATGGTCCGGGCGCGGCTCTGCGAGGACGTGACGGCCGGGCTGCTCCCGGTCAAGGCGATGCTCGGCTTCTACATCGGCGGCATGGGGCACGCGGCCCGCAACTTCCACGCCGACCTGATGGGACGCATGGGGTACGAGAAGGAGGCCCGCCGCATCCAGGAGCTGTTCGCGGCGGGCCGGCGCGAGGAGGCCGTGCTCGCCGTACCGGACGCCTTCGCGGACGAGATCTCGCTCGTCGGCCCCCGGCGGCGGATCGCCGGGCGCCTGGAGAAATGGCGGCGGGGCCCGGTGACGGACCTGCTGGTCACCTCACCGGACCCCGCCACGCTCCGCCTCCTGGCGGAGCTCAACTCATAG
- a CDS encoding DUF5336 domain-containing protein — protein sequence MNIRSLTRGDGVLIGAAVVLFIASFLDYISYKGLSADAPSAWDSLGNAIGTYMVGVIGAALIVLTRALPQPRKVLGLDVVQFGVAATVFTAWSFFWTIIDLGGVDAGAGLILGLIAALVLAGAAVAGPMVPALKAPLVGAPKPQTPSPYGMQHGQPGQPGVPGGYGYPGAQQPQYGGPQDPSQGAGQPFGAHAVAPQPQAPQQPEPQAAAPAAQPASDFAPFWFAVPVARPLYAEDGSQAPIAELAPGTWYLAVEQRGPGLVAQTQDGRRGVLQDTTGIQRG from the coding sequence GTGAATATCCGCTCCCTCACCCGAGGCGATGGCGTGCTGATCGGTGCAGCGGTGGTGCTGTTCATCGCCTCGTTCCTGGACTACATCTCCTACAAGGGCCTGAGCGCTGACGCCCCCAGCGCCTGGGACTCCCTGGGGAACGCCATCGGCACGTACATGGTGGGCGTGATCGGCGCAGCTCTGATCGTCCTCACCCGTGCACTGCCTCAGCCGCGCAAGGTCCTGGGACTGGACGTCGTCCAGTTCGGTGTCGCCGCCACGGTCTTCACCGCCTGGTCGTTCTTCTGGACGATCATCGACCTCGGCGGGGTCGACGCCGGCGCCGGCCTCATCCTCGGCCTGATCGCCGCCCTGGTCCTGGCCGGTGCCGCCGTCGCCGGTCCGATGGTCCCCGCCCTCAAGGCCCCGCTCGTCGGCGCGCCCAAGCCGCAGACCCCCTCGCCGTACGGCATGCAGCACGGTCAGCCGGGTCAGCCGGGCGTCCCCGGCGGCTACGGCTACCCGGGTGCGCAGCAGCCGCAGTACGGCGGACCGCAGGACCCCTCGCAGGGTGCGGGTCAGCCGTTCGGCGCGCACGCCGTCGCCCCGCAGCCGCAGGCCCCGCAGCAGCCCGAGCCGCAGGCGGCCGCTCCGGCCGCGCAGCCGGCCTCGGACTTCGCGCCGTTCTGGTTCGCGGTCCCGGTCGCGCGTCCGCTGTACGCGGAGGACGGCTCGCAGGCGCCGATCGCCGAGCTGGCCCCGGGTACCTGGTACCTGGCGGTCGAGCAGCGCGGTCCGGGCCTGGTGGCCCAGACGCAGGACGGCCGCCGCGGTGTCCTCCAGGACACCACGGGCATCCAGCGCGGCTGA
- a CDS encoding N-acetylmuramoyl-L-alanine amidase produces the protein MPYDHRNTARRALALALAAAGCCAALAGCATSQASPPNGKAQESQVPQATQGESGTQSRPPFASSSAPRPTRSPLPASQASRSLAGRTVVIDPGHNSGNFRHSTEINQKVDIGTVRKECDTTGTSTDAGYTEASFTLDVSHRLRDLLTARGAKVVLTHDGDRPWGPCIDERARIGNAARADAVVSVHGDGSAAGNRGFHVILPAKVRAGSADTARIVAPSRALGERIVERFARATGASPANYIGSGTGLDVRDDLGGLNLSTVPKVFVECGNMRDPKDAQLFTSATWRQKAAQGLADGIATYLQG, from the coding sequence GTGCCGTACGACCACCGGAACACCGCCCGCCGTGCCCTCGCCCTCGCTCTCGCCGCCGCGGGCTGCTGCGCCGCACTCGCCGGGTGCGCGACCTCCCAGGCCTCGCCACCGAACGGGAAGGCCCAGGAGTCCCAGGTGCCCCAGGCGACCCAGGGCGAGAGCGGGACGCAGTCCCGCCCGCCGTTCGCCTCGTCCTCCGCCCCCCGGCCCACCCGCTCGCCGCTCCCCGCCTCCCAGGCGAGCCGTTCGCTCGCCGGGAGGACCGTCGTCATCGATCCCGGCCACAACTCCGGCAATTTCCGCCATTCCACCGAAATCAACCAGAAGGTCGATATCGGGACGGTTCGCAAGGAGTGCGACACCACCGGCACTTCCACCGACGCGGGCTACACCGAGGCCTCCTTCACCCTCGACGTCTCCCACCGGCTGCGGGACCTCCTCACCGCGCGCGGCGCCAAGGTGGTCCTCACCCACGACGGCGACCGCCCCTGGGGCCCCTGCATCGACGAGCGGGCCAGGATCGGCAACGCCGCCCGCGCCGACGCCGTCGTCTCCGTCCACGGGGACGGTTCGGCCGCGGGCAACCGCGGCTTCCATGTGATCCTTCCCGCAAAGGTGCGGGCGGGCTCCGCCGACACCGCGAGGATCGTCGCCCCCTCCCGCGCCCTCGGCGAGCGGATCGTGGAGCGCTTCGCGCGCGCCACCGGGGCCTCGCCCGCCAACTACATCGGTTCCGGTACGGGGTTGGACGTACGGGACGACCTCGGCGGCCTCAATCTCTCGACCGTCCCCAAGGTCTTCGTCGAATGCGGCAATATGCGTGACCCGAAGGACGCACAGCTGTTCACGTCGGCGACGTGGCGGCAGAAGGCGGCCCAGGGGCTGGCGGACGGCATCGCCACCTACCTCCAGGGGTAG
- a CDS encoding class I SAM-dependent methyltransferase, with product MSEPSPEILAAFEAAKGFMPVGEGLALYGAAVEAAKLGLPLLEVGTYCGRSTILLADVARQAGTVAVTVDHHRGSEEQQPGWEYHDASVVDPEVGVMDTLPTFRRTLRKAGLEEHVIAVVGRSPQVAKVWGGQLGLVFVDGGHTDEHATNDYEGWAPKVAPGGLLVIHDVFPNPEDGGQAPYRIYLRALESGDFEEVSVTDSLRVLRRR from the coding sequence ATGTCCGAGCCCTCGCCCGAGATCCTTGCCGCCTTCGAGGCCGCGAAGGGGTTCATGCCCGTCGGAGAGGGGCTCGCGCTGTACGGGGCGGCCGTCGAGGCCGCGAAGCTGGGGCTGCCGCTGCTGGAGGTCGGGACGTACTGCGGGCGGTCGACGATCCTGCTCGCCGACGTGGCCCGGCAGGCGGGGACGGTCGCGGTGACCGTGGACCACCACCGGGGCAGCGAGGAGCAGCAGCCGGGCTGGGAGTACCACGACGCGAGCGTGGTCGACCCGGAGGTGGGGGTCATGGACACCCTGCCGACCTTCCGCCGGACCCTGCGCAAGGCGGGCCTGGAGGAGCACGTGATCGCGGTGGTCGGGCGGTCGCCGCAGGTCGCGAAGGTGTGGGGCGGGCAGCTCGGGCTCGTGTTCGTCGACGGCGGGCACACCGACGAGCACGCCACGAACGACTACGAGGGCTGGGCCCCCAAGGTCGCCCCCGGGGGCCTGCTCGTCATCCACGACGTCTTCCCGAACCCGGAGGACGGCGGCCAGGCGCCGTACCGGATCTACCTCCGCGCCCTGGAGTCGGGTGACTTCGAGGAGGTCTCGGTCACCGACTCGCTGCGGGTGCTGCGGCGTCGCTGA
- a CDS encoding ATP-binding protein: MNQATDLYPPELATSYRMGFTVGEHSAGHMRRILRMFLTRWELDHLADPATLALTELVANVVRHVPGRRCSVLMLREPDGLRVEVADGVPGTVYAKAADPLDESGRGLSLVEAMTDRWGVEERADGKTVWFACDA; encoded by the coding sequence ATGAATCAGGCAACTGACCTCTATCCTCCGGAACTTGCCACCAGCTACCGCATGGGGTTCACCGTCGGTGAGCACTCCGCCGGTCACATGCGGCGCATCCTGCGCATGTTCCTCACGCGCTGGGAGCTCGACCACCTCGCCGACCCGGCGACGCTCGCGCTCACCGAGCTCGTCGCGAACGTCGTGCGGCACGTGCCGGGCCGGCGGTGTTCCGTGCTGATGCTGCGGGAGCCGGACGGGCTGCGGGTGGAGGTCGCGGACGGCGTGCCCGGCACGGTGTACGCCAAGGCCGCCGACCCGCTGGACGAGAGCGGCCGGGGGCTTTCGCTGGTGGAGGCCATGACGGACCGGTGGGGGGTCGAGGAGCGGGCCGACGGGAAGACGGTGTGGTTCGCGTGCGACGCATAG
- a CDS encoding helix-turn-helix transcriptional regulator has translation MVNIRNLDPSASPLDYYGYELRRLREGAGLSQSQLGDILFCTGSLIGQIETARKVPTREFSERLDAALLTGGFFTRLVGLVLKSQLPSWFRPYAEMEAKATYLCSFQAQVVHGLLQTETYARALMGTRFENDLDGLVAARIERQRIMDREHPPLFWVVMSETALRQEVGGREVMREQLTHLLGMQEREWVKIQILPFSVGAHAGSHGSFNLLRFENDPDLVYTEDFVQGHMTVDSAAFREGSLRYDHLRAAALSVEDSTALITRVMEEHYGEQPEPGGSALA, from the coding sequence GTGGTCAACATCCGCAACCTGGATCCGAGCGCCTCGCCGCTGGACTACTACGGATACGAACTCCGCCGGCTGAGAGAGGGAGCCGGACTCAGCCAGTCGCAGCTCGGCGACATCCTCTTCTGCACCGGCTCTCTGATCGGCCAGATCGAGACGGCGAGAAAGGTCCCGACCAGGGAGTTCTCGGAGCGGCTCGACGCGGCGCTGCTGACGGGCGGCTTCTTCACGCGGCTGGTGGGGCTGGTACTGAAGAGCCAACTGCCGTCGTGGTTCAGACCGTACGCGGAGATGGAGGCGAAGGCGACGTACCTCTGCTCTTTCCAGGCGCAGGTGGTGCACGGACTGCTCCAGACGGAGACCTACGCCCGGGCCCTCATGGGGACCCGGTTCGAGAACGATCTCGACGGACTGGTCGCCGCACGCATCGAGCGCCAGCGGATCATGGACCGCGAACACCCGCCGCTGTTCTGGGTCGTCATGAGCGAGACGGCATTGCGCCAGGAGGTCGGCGGGCGGGAGGTGATGCGGGAGCAACTGACCCACCTGTTGGGGATGCAGGAACGCGAGTGGGTGAAGATCCAGATCCTCCCCTTCAGTGTCGGAGCACACGCGGGATCGCACGGCTCCTTCAATCTCCTCCGCTTCGAGAACGACCCCGACCTCGTCTACACCGAGGACTTCGTTCAGGGGCATATGACCGTGGATTCGGCCGCGTTCAGGGAGGGGTCGCTCCGTTACGATCACCTCCGAGCGGCCGCTCTCTCGGTGGAGGACTCGACCGCGCTGATCACCCGCGTCATGGAGGAACACTATGGGGAGCAACCAGAACCTGGCGGGAGCGCGCTGGCGTAA
- a CDS encoding DUF397 domain-containing protein translates to MGSNQNLAGARWRKSSYSGDNGGDCIECAPLGAAVWQKSSYSGDNGGQCIEVADLTAHIAVRDSKNPEGPAFLAAPAAFAAFVSAAAEGRIGR, encoded by the coding sequence ATGGGGAGCAACCAGAACCTGGCGGGAGCGCGCTGGCGTAAGTCCTCGTACAGCGGCGACAACGGAGGCGATTGCATCGAGTGTGCCCCCCTCGGCGCCGCAGTCTGGCAGAAGTCCTCGTACAGCGGTGACAACGGTGGCCAGTGCATCGAGGTCGCCGACCTCACCGCCCACATCGCCGTCCGCGACTCCAAGAACCCCGAAGGCCCCGCCTTCCTCGCCGCCCCCGCCGCCTTCGCGGCCTTCGTGAGCGCCGCCGCCGAGGGGCGCATCGGTCGCTGA